In a single window of the Pseudodesulfovibrio profundus genome:
- the groL gene encoding chaperonin GroEL (60 kDa chaperone family; promotes refolding of misfolded polypeptides especially under stressful conditions; forms two stacked rings of heptamers to form a barrel-shaped 14mer; ends can be capped by GroES; misfolded proteins enter the barrel where they are refolded when GroES binds) — protein sequence MAKAIDYKAVAREGMQNGVNILANAVKVTLGPKGRNVMLEKAWGAPQVTKDGVTVAEKIDLEDKLENMGAQMVKEVASKTNEIAGDGTTTATILSQAIFNEGVKLLAAGRNPMSLKRGIDLAVDAVVAELEALAKPVNKSSEIAQVGAISANNDSTIGEILAEAVEKVGNNGVITVEESQGFATELDVVEGMQWDNGWLSPYFVTDQDKQEAVLENPFILLSEGKISNIKPLVPILEAVAKAGRPLMIIAETVENEALAGLTINAMRGALKVCAVKAPGFGDRRKEMVRDIAIMTGANVVSEDTAVTLESIKPDDFGTAKKVVVGKKNTVIVEGAGSKEVVERRCEEINNMIANAASDYDREKLQERLAKLVGGVAVVKVGAPTEIEMKERKDRVEDALNATRAAVDEGIVPGGGTALVRAGRVLETLKGSNDTEQAGIAIVARAIEEPLKQIANNCGLEGTVVVEKVKKLEGSNGYNARTNEYVDLVEAGVIDPKKVTRIALQNAASVSSMLLTTECAISEAVEDED from the coding sequence ATGGCAAAAGCTATCGATTACAAAGCTGTAGCTCGTGAGGGCATGCAGAACGGCGTAAATATCCTGGCAAACGCAGTCAAGGTTACCCTCGGTCCCAAGGGCCGTAACGTCATGTTGGAAAAAGCCTGGGGCGCACCTCAGGTAACCAAGGACGGCGTCACCGTCGCTGAAAAGATCGACCTGGAAGACAAGCTCGAAAACATGGGCGCTCAGATGGTTAAGGAAGTCGCTTCCAAAACCAATGAGATCGCCGGTGATGGTACCACTACCGCTACCATCCTTTCCCAGGCCATCTTCAACGAAGGCGTCAAGCTCCTGGCAGCCGGACGCAACCCCATGTCCCTGAAGCGCGGCATCGACCTCGCCGTGGATGCGGTTGTGGCCGAACTGGAAGCACTCGCCAAACCGGTGAACAAGTCTTCCGAAATCGCTCAGGTCGGCGCCATCTCCGCCAACAACGACTCCACCATCGGTGAAATTCTCGCCGAAGCCGTGGAAAAAGTCGGTAACAACGGCGTTATCACCGTTGAAGAATCCCAGGGCTTCGCCACCGAACTCGACGTTGTCGAAGGCATGCAGTGGGACAACGGTTGGCTTTCCCCCTACTTCGTCACCGATCAGGACAAGCAGGAAGCCGTACTGGAGAATCCCTTCATCCTGCTTTCCGAAGGCAAAATCTCCAACATCAAACCTCTCGTACCCATCCTCGAAGCCGTTGCCAAAGCTGGTCGTCCCCTGATGATCATTGCTGAAACGGTTGAGAACGAAGCGCTGGCCGGTCTGACCATCAACGCCATGCGCGGCGCCCTGAAGGTCTGCGCAGTCAAGGCTCCCGGTTTCGGTGACCGCCGCAAGGAAATGGTTCGCGATATCGCTATCATGACCGGCGCCAACGTGGTCTCCGAAGACACTGCCGTGACCCTCGAATCCATCAAGCCGGACGATTTTGGTACTGCCAAGAAGGTTGTCGTCGGCAAGAAGAACACCGTCATCGTTGAAGGTGCCGGTAGCAAAGAAGTCGTTGAGCGTCGTTGCGAAGAGATCAACAACATGATCGCCAACGCAGCCAGCGACTACGATCGCGAAAAGCTGCAGGAACGTCTGGCCAAGCTCGTCGGCGGCGTCGCTGTCGTCAAGGTCGGCGCCCCCACTGAAATCGAAATGAAAGAGCGCAAGGATCGCGTCGAGGATGCCCTCAACGCCACCCGCGCTGCAGTGGACGAAGGCATTGTTCCCGGCGGTGGCACCGCTCTGGTTCGCGCAGGCCGCGTACTGGAAACCCTCAAGGGCAGCAACGACACCGAACAGGCCGGTATCGCCATCGTAGCCCGCGCCATCGAAGAGCCCCTGAAGCAGATCGCCAACAACTGCGGTCTCGAAGGCACTGTTGTTGTCGAGAAGGTCAAGAAGCTCGAAGGCTCCAATGGCTACAACGCCCGCACCAACGAGTACGTTGACCTGGTCGAAGCCGGTGTCATCGATCCCAAGAAGGTCACCCGCATTGCACTGCAGAACGCTGCAAGCGTTTCCTCCATGCTGCTGACCACCGAGTGCGCCATCTCCGAAGCCGTTGAAGACGAAGACTAA
- a CDS encoding tetratricopeptide repeat protein, producing MQHSVKGQKNFERARSAEERGEYAKAKEFFELSVDAYDHYLAQQRDKGKQPFPSHLVMAGVGFVRLGRNEDALTVLDECIRRKEIPDAYLHAGYAAAKLGRKDDAIAYWGAYPAWIEQPVIHEALREVLNSLRQDRSSLDDACLVMAQAIHRQDKDNAKLRKGTPDQHTIPANRGY from the coding sequence GTGCAACACTCCGTTAAAGGACAAAAGAATTTCGAGCGTGCTCGCAGTGCCGAAGAGCGCGGAGAGTATGCCAAGGCCAAAGAGTTTTTCGAGCTGTCGGTGGATGCCTACGACCACTACCTCGCGCAGCAACGAGACAAAGGGAAACAACCATTCCCATCTCATCTGGTCATGGCCGGCGTAGGCTTTGTACGACTGGGCCGTAACGAAGACGCTCTCACGGTTCTGGACGAATGCATTCGCCGCAAGGAAATACCGGACGCCTATCTGCACGCCGGATATGCCGCAGCCAAGCTGGGACGAAAGGATGATGCCATTGCATATTGGGGAGCATATCCTGCATGGATTGAGCAGCCTGTCATCCACGAGGCGCTCCGAGAAGTCCTCAACTCTTTGCGCCAAGACCGATCGTCACTTGATGACGCCTGCCTTGTGATGGCCCAGGCAATCCACCGACAGGACAAGGACAACGCCAAACTGCGCAAGGGCACCCCGGATCAGCACACCATTCCCGCCAATCGCGGCTACTAA
- a CDS encoding right-handed parallel beta-helix repeat-containing protein, translating into MYRLIFTVLFMLCTITPAHAERTVVGTGIPEKDIENLQKAVDGGGTLLLKGKFDLGETGRITIRKNITVTGELDGSDLPVTIIKGGLWSFYSPLPVKGAPPASKGPLIVIKGIHFKEAKGTPLHFPHVGGVNVENCTISDIRPQTLDIRWSDGDSLLFQAGIVVGNRLEDRSKRIKRAAMGTIRIDNNRFYMETDRPRRTAGYGVMIDWTWGADVAVTNNRIERASRNGIEILDNVLGADGKGNIRIDNNRIITANEGIPYPHKYGPNGIVAGWYFDTSGGVNFNRNNRISLTGNRIEVRGEASTGMLLYANDIVATCNDVIVAGGSEARGIVQTGSRGFFANNRIRGEGRYAMYCHPFEALKAISNTFAWTNVNDFIGIKGQILLGGSVNVVIGSNPSFVDRGKGNRLVEASPCSLPEMAPEDEAW; encoded by the coding sequence ATGTACCGCCTTATCTTCACCGTTCTTTTTATGCTCTGCACCATCACTCCAGCCCATGCCGAGAGGACGGTTGTCGGCACCGGCATACCTGAAAAGGACATTGAAAACCTTCAGAAAGCGGTTGATGGAGGTGGTACCCTTCTGCTCAAAGGGAAATTCGACCTTGGTGAAACCGGTCGGATCACTATCCGCAAAAATATTACCGTTACCGGAGAACTTGATGGGTCGGACCTGCCCGTCACCATCATCAAGGGCGGCCTTTGGTCATTCTATTCTCCCCTGCCGGTCAAGGGGGCTCCACCCGCCAGCAAAGGGCCGCTCATTGTCATTAAAGGCATTCATTTCAAGGAAGCAAAGGGGACACCACTGCACTTCCCCCACGTGGGCGGAGTCAATGTGGAGAACTGCACCATCTCCGACATTCGCCCCCAGACGCTGGATATCCGCTGGAGTGATGGCGACAGCTTGCTGTTCCAAGCCGGTATCGTTGTCGGCAATCGGCTGGAAGACCGATCCAAACGGATCAAGCGGGCAGCCATGGGCACTATCCGCATCGACAACAACCGATTCTACATGGAAACAGACCGGCCTCGCCGCACAGCAGGCTATGGTGTGATGATTGACTGGACATGGGGAGCAGACGTTGCCGTCACCAACAATCGCATCGAACGCGCATCACGCAATGGCATCGAGATACTCGACAACGTGCTTGGCGCCGATGGCAAAGGAAACATCAGGATAGACAACAACCGAATAATCACGGCCAATGAGGGCATCCCCTACCCGCACAAATATGGGCCGAACGGAATCGTGGCCGGGTGGTATTTCGATACGTCCGGCGGAGTCAATTTCAATCGCAATAACCGCATTTCGCTGACAGGTAACAGAATCGAGGTTCGCGGCGAGGCATCTACAGGCATGCTGCTTTATGCCAACGACATCGTTGCGACCTGCAATGATGTCATTGTGGCCGGAGGCAGTGAAGCGCGCGGCATAGTCCAGACAGGGTCACGCGGCTTCTTTGCCAACAACAGAATCCGTGGCGAAGGCCGGTACGCTATGTACTGTCACCCGTTTGAGGCGCTCAAGGCCATCAGCAACACCTTTGCCTGGACCAACGTTAATGATTTCATCGGTATCAAAGGGCAGATCCTGCTGGGCGGCAGCGTCAATGTCGTGATCGGCAGCAATCCCTCATTCGTGGATAGAGGGAAAGGAAACCGTCTGGTTGAAGCCAGCCCGTGCTCGCTTCCGGAAATGGCTCCGGAAGATGAGGCATGGTAG
- a CDS encoding DUF2325 domain-containing protein, with translation MCAALVGGMDRLKRDYMNEAKKNGVKLKCFTGKERKISGTLGNVDFVVLFTNKVSHKARKDVLTALRGKDIPVIQRHSCGISSLREVLDEATA, from the coding sequence ATGTGCGCAGCATTAGTAGGCGGAATGGATAGACTGAAACGTGATTACATGAATGAAGCCAAGAAAAACGGCGTCAAACTGAAGTGCTTCACAGGCAAGGAACGCAAGATTTCCGGCACACTGGGAAACGTGGATTTTGTGGTGCTTTTTACGAACAAAGTTTCCCATAAGGCTCGCAAGGATGTGCTGACGGCACTGCGCGGAAAGGATATCCCCGTTATCCAGCGCCATTCCTGTGGTATCAGCTCCCTTCGTGAAGTCCTGGACGAGGCAACCGCATAA
- a CDS encoding chemotaxis protein, whose amino-acid sequence MSQQDILLETGTNELEIIEFFIHETSGDSIETHYFGVNVAKVLEVVEAPEGLTGSEAAVHPSFLGTIPLRDLILPVVDLSVWLDVDKAKDENEPIIVTEFNGMITGFLVSGVTQIHRVNWAEVEPPSKYFAKMESNCITGTVKINDRFVLMLDLEQVLADLDESGNTQAQLSDVVSDERYRALVADDSTSVRELLRKNFSNANFEIEVVGDGAEAWEKFSKIKAIVQEQGGSPLDHLDVVVSDVEMPQMDGYTLTRRIKEDPILKQLPVALFSSLISKSVLHKGKAVMADAQVTKPEFNQLTGKVINLIREWRENL is encoded by the coding sequence ATGAGTCAACAGGACATATTGCTAGAAACCGGCACTAATGAGCTTGAAATAATTGAATTTTTCATTCATGAGACCAGTGGCGATTCAATCGAAACACACTATTTTGGTGTAAACGTCGCCAAGGTGCTGGAAGTTGTCGAGGCTCCGGAAGGGCTGACAGGTTCCGAGGCGGCTGTTCATCCGAGCTTCTTGGGCACCATCCCATTACGCGACTTGATTCTGCCGGTGGTCGATCTGTCGGTATGGCTGGATGTCGATAAGGCGAAGGATGAGAATGAACCGATCATCGTTACAGAATTCAATGGAATGATTACCGGTTTTCTCGTTTCTGGGGTGACGCAGATTCATCGGGTCAACTGGGCCGAAGTCGAGCCGCCGAGCAAGTATTTCGCCAAAATGGAATCGAACTGCATTACTGGTACCGTCAAGATCAATGACCGTTTTGTTCTCATGCTCGACTTGGAGCAGGTGCTGGCTGACCTCGATGAATCCGGTAACACGCAGGCACAGCTTTCGGATGTCGTGTCCGATGAACGCTACCGAGCACTGGTGGCTGATGATTCCACCTCGGTTCGCGAACTGCTCCGCAAGAATTTTAGTAATGCCAATTTCGAGATTGAAGTGGTTGGTGATGGGGCCGAAGCATGGGAGAAGTTCAGTAAGATCAAGGCAATTGTCCAGGAGCAGGGCGGCTCTCCGCTCGATCATCTTGATGTGGTGGTCTCGGATGTCGAGATGCCGCAGATGGATGGTTACACTTTGACTCGGCGGATCAAGGAAGACCCGATCCTCAAGCAGTTACCGGTCGCTCTCTTTTCCTCTCTCATTTCCAAGTCCGTGCTGCATAAGGGGAAGGCTGTCATGGCCGATGCCCAGGTTACCAAGCCTGAGTTCAACCAGTTGACCGGAAAGGTCATCAATCTGATTCGGGAGTGGCGGGAAAATCTATAG
- a CDS encoding N-acetylneuraminate synthase family protein encodes MKQIQSITLRSGVTIGEGHPCFIVAEIGNNHQGEFQIAKQMVDEAAAAGVQAVKFQKRDMEALLTREGRAAPYTGCNSFGPTYGEHRNALELSIEQMAELKEYSESKGLVFFASAWDAPSLKQIIDLDVELLKISSAELVNVPLVREYAKAGTPIILSTGMSSLEDIDVSLSEIRNYHDQVVLLHCNSRYPCPEEQIGLPVMDALRERYGLPVGYSGHEKGIGPSVGAAALGACVVERHFTMDKTWKGTDHQASLEPAELTSMVTMIREVERAMCVKGKNVFPEEQAAAKKLRKCIVFSRDLPAGHVLAPSDLTTRCPRVGVSPVHWDEVVGATLQKSVKHEEPVQWEMLTLAEQMCAGAVSS; translated from the coding sequence ATGAAACAGATTCAATCCATCACTCTTCGTTCCGGCGTCACCATTGGCGAAGGTCATCCATGCTTCATCGTCGCTGAGATCGGTAACAACCACCAAGGCGAATTCCAAATCGCCAAGCAGATGGTGGACGAAGCCGCAGCCGCCGGTGTTCAGGCCGTCAAATTTCAAAAGCGGGATATGGAAGCCCTGCTTACCCGAGAAGGGCGGGCTGCTCCGTATACCGGCTGCAACAGCTTTGGGCCGACATACGGAGAGCACAGAAATGCTCTTGAGCTGTCTATCGAACAGATGGCCGAGCTCAAGGAGTACAGCGAGTCCAAGGGGCTTGTCTTTTTTGCATCAGCCTGGGATGCGCCTAGTCTCAAACAGATCATTGATCTGGATGTCGAGTTGCTCAAGATCAGCTCGGCGGAACTGGTCAACGTACCGCTGGTGCGTGAGTACGCCAAAGCCGGGACACCTATCATCCTTTCCACTGGCATGAGTTCCCTCGAAGATATCGATGTTTCATTGAGCGAAATCCGCAATTATCACGATCAGGTCGTCCTGCTGCACTGCAACTCCCGCTATCCATGTCCTGAAGAACAAATCGGTTTGCCGGTCATGGACGCTCTTCGTGAACGTTACGGGCTGCCTGTCGGATACTCCGGTCACGAGAAGGGCATTGGTCCCAGTGTTGGTGCCGCAGCGCTCGGCGCCTGTGTTGTCGAGCGCCACTTCACCATGGACAAAACCTGGAAGGGTACCGATCATCAGGCGTCCCTTGAGCCAGCTGAGTTGACCAGCATGGTCACCATGATTCGTGAGGTCGAGCGTGCCATGTGCGTGAAGGGTAAGAATGTCTTTCCGGAAGAACAGGCGGCTGCCAAAAAGCTTCGCAAGTGCATTGTTTTCTCGCGCGATCTTCCTGCCGGTCATGTACTGGCCCCTTCGGATCTGACGACCCGTTGTCCGAGAGTGGGTGTTTCTCCTGTTCATTGGGACGAAGTCGTCGGAGCAACGTTGCAGAAATCGGTCAAGCACGAAGAGCCGGTACAGTGGGAAATGTTGACTCTTGCCGAACAGATGTGCGCTGGAGCCGTTTCTTCCTAG
- a CDS encoding winged helix-turn-helix domain-containing protein — MPELVANGNKGMLITDGLYLKPSKSTRVLAILEALTRDSGLSQFELGRRLNLSGAMVNQYLKQLQSEGLVEFMPVNGKSYRYTLTDAGHQSRRQMFSDYSSETVRLYTTIKDFVVNRLSSFLMEGKVRLALFGASETCEVVLSALRDTDFHIMALLDNDTTKQGQLFHGHVVSAPHVIDQVECDAVVITSFGKQDEIFEQLKPYSEKRGFQIVRF, encoded by the coding sequence ATGCCCGAATTAGTTGCAAATGGAAATAAGGGAATGTTGATCACGGACGGGCTGTATCTCAAACCGAGCAAGTCTACCCGCGTACTCGCCATATTGGAGGCATTGACCCGGGATTCCGGGCTTTCTCAGTTCGAGCTGGGGCGCCGCCTCAACCTTTCTGGTGCCATGGTGAATCAGTACCTCAAGCAATTGCAGTCGGAAGGGTTGGTTGAGTTCATGCCGGTCAATGGCAAGAGCTATCGCTATACGTTGACGGATGCCGGGCACCAATCGCGTCGACAGATGTTCTCGGATTATTCCTCGGAAACCGTCCGACTGTACACGACCATCAAGGATTTCGTGGTCAACCGCCTGAGTTCTTTTTTGATGGAAGGCAAAGTAAGGTTGGCTCTTTTCGGCGCTTCTGAAACGTGCGAAGTTGTCCTGTCCGCTTTGCGTGATACGGATTTTCATATAATGGCTTTATTGGACAATGACACCACAAAGCAGGGGCAGTTATTCCACGGACATGTTGTTTCTGCTCCCCATGTCATTGATCAGGTGGAGTGCGATGCAGTAGTCATCACCTCCTTTGGCAAGCAGGATGAAATTTTCGAGCAACTTAAGCCGTACTCTGAAAAGCGCGGGTTTCAAATCGTGAGATTTTAA
- a CDS encoding long-chain-fatty-acid--CoA ligase — protein MEQKEPIQRPWLKSYDPEVPATIDYEKVPLFRFLDRAAHKWPNRKAIVFKNWSITYGKLKEQSEVVAANLRAQGIRKGDRVAMMLPNLPQTIIAFWGVIRCGAIGVMTNPLYMETEIVHQFNDADVKCCITLDLLWPKLNKLRPSIPVEKFFITTIGEGLKFPLNILYKLQAKKNGTSPKVDYDNTEVFPFKALTKGRERYTDEKVSAEDTALLQYTGGTTGVAKGCILTHFNLGANLQQCQSMMHTLGQQKETFLGILPYFHIYGLTTCLTWPTSMGATLTPFPRYVPLDVLKGIHKLRPTVFPGAPSLYISLLQQKDIGKYDLSSINCCVSGSAPMPVEHMEQFAERTGTAISEGYGLTEASPVTHFNPIKGVRKNGSIGLPFPDTDAKIVDKDLGGEALPPGARGELVIRGPQVMKGYYNRPDSTADVLRNGWLYTGDIAYMDEEGYFYIVDRKKDLIISGGYNIYPREIDEVLHAHPKIEEAVSVGIPHDARGEIVKAYVVVKDGEELSRSDVIGFCREKLANYKVPKRVEFRKELPKTMVGKVLRRALRDEEAAKLEARKNRKRKTREE, from the coding sequence ATGGAGCAGAAGGAGCCAATCCAGCGGCCGTGGCTGAAGTCCTACGACCCGGAAGTACCAGCAACCATTGACTACGAAAAAGTCCCGCTTTTCCGCTTCCTGGACCGTGCCGCACACAAGTGGCCCAACCGCAAGGCGATCGTCTTCAAAAACTGGTCGATCACTTACGGCAAGCTCAAGGAGCAAAGCGAAGTCGTTGCTGCCAATCTCAGAGCGCAAGGTATTCGCAAGGGCGATCGTGTCGCCATGATGCTGCCCAACCTTCCCCAGACAATCATCGCCTTCTGGGGCGTTATCCGTTGTGGCGCCATCGGGGTCATGACCAACCCCCTCTACATGGAAACGGAGATCGTCCACCAGTTCAATGATGCAGATGTCAAATGCTGCATCACACTGGATTTGCTCTGGCCGAAGCTCAACAAGCTCCGCCCTTCCATTCCGGTGGAAAAGTTCTTTATCACCACCATCGGAGAAGGACTGAAGTTTCCGCTCAACATTCTGTACAAGCTCCAAGCAAAAAAGAACGGCACCTCGCCCAAAGTGGACTATGACAATACCGAGGTATTCCCATTCAAGGCCCTGACCAAAGGGCGCGAACGCTACACGGACGAAAAGGTTTCAGCCGAGGACACCGCACTCCTTCAGTACACAGGCGGTACAACCGGAGTGGCCAAAGGGTGTATTCTCACGCACTTCAATCTGGGGGCCAACCTTCAGCAGTGCCAATCCATGATGCACACGCTGGGACAACAAAAAGAAACGTTCCTCGGCATCCTCCCCTATTTCCATATTTATGGACTGACCACCTGCCTGACGTGGCCGACCTCCATGGGCGCAACGCTGACGCCGTTCCCCCGTTACGTGCCACTTGACGTACTCAAAGGGATTCACAAACTCAGACCCACTGTTTTCCCGGGTGCTCCTTCACTGTATATTTCCCTTCTGCAGCAAAAAGACATTGGCAAGTACGACCTGTCCTCCATCAACTGTTGTGTATCCGGCTCTGCGCCCATGCCTGTTGAGCACATGGAGCAGTTTGCCGAACGCACAGGCACCGCCATATCCGAGGGGTACGGTCTGACCGAAGCATCACCTGTCACACACTTCAATCCCATCAAAGGGGTTCGGAAGAATGGCTCCATCGGCCTGCCCTTCCCGGACACCGATGCCAAGATAGTGGATAAGGACCTGGGTGGAGAAGCACTTCCTCCCGGCGCCAGGGGTGAGCTTGTCATTCGCGGCCCCCAGGTGATGAAAGGGTACTACAATCGTCCGGATTCCACGGCCGACGTACTGCGTAACGGCTGGCTCTACACCGGTGACATTGCCTACATGGACGAGGAAGGATATTTCTATATTGTGGATCGCAAGAAAGACCTGATCATTTCCGGCGGCTACAATATCTACCCGCGCGAGATAGATGAGGTATTGCACGCACATCCCAAGATCGAAGAAGCGGTCAGCGTGGGCATCCCCCATGATGCCCGTGGTGAAATCGTGAAGGCATACGTTGTCGTCAAGGATGGCGAAGAGCTTTCCCGCAGTGATGTCATAGGATTCTGTCGCGAAAAGCTTGCCAACTACAAAGTTCCAAAGCGCGTTGAATTTCGCAAGGAACTCCCGAAAACCATGGTCGGCAAGGTACTTCGCCGCGCCCTCCGCGATGAAGAGGCTGCTAAGCTCGAAGCCCGGAAAAATCGCAAAAGGAAAACACGTGAAGAGTGA
- the cysC gene encoding adenylyl-sulfate kinase gives MKSENVVEQRGEVDRAMREQLHGHRAITLWFTGLSGSGKSTIAHAVEKRLYDQGVKAYTFDGDNVRHGLCGDLSFSPEGRSENIRRICEMNKLFLDAGIICLCAFITPRHEEQEKLRQAHQDGDFYLIHTDCPVEVCEERDVKGMYKLAREGKIKNYTGISAPYDRPENPDLRLTTDTMPLDECVSAVLRLIESKITL, from the coding sequence GTGAAGAGTGAAAATGTTGTTGAGCAACGTGGTGAAGTAGACCGCGCAATGCGTGAACAACTGCACGGGCATCGCGCAATAACCCTCTGGTTCACAGGATTGTCTGGATCTGGGAAATCCACCATTGCTCATGCGGTAGAAAAGCGTTTGTACGACCAAGGGGTGAAAGCCTATACCTTTGACGGAGATAACGTCCGACATGGGTTGTGCGGAGACCTCTCCTTTTCACCAGAAGGGCGCTCGGAAAACATCCGCCGCATATGCGAGATGAACAAACTGTTTCTGGATGCCGGAATCATCTGTCTTTGCGCATTCATCACGCCCCGACACGAAGAGCAGGAGAAGCTTCGCCAGGCCCATCAGGATGGCGACTTTTATCTCATTCATACGGACTGTCCTGTAGAGGTATGTGAAGAGCGCGACGTCAAGGGAATGTACAAGCTCGCACGAGAAGGCAAGATCAAAAACTACACCGGCATCAGCGCACCATATGACAGGCCGGAAAATCCTGACCTGCGTCTGACCACCGACACCATGCCGCTCGATGAATGCGTGTCTGCCGTTCTGAGGCTAATCGAGTCAAAAATCACTCTTTAA
- a CDS encoding ABC transporter substrate-binding protein: MLTLSLILSALICAPAFAADAIKIGFNLPLTGDIPEVGDGSKKAAEMYLEDINAQGGLEVGGTKYPLEFVYMDNESKAESAVNVALKLIEQEDVIAIIGPNSSKQAVPAGGTCNDNRTPMITPWSTNPDTTKDRPWVFRAAFLDPFQGPVVADFAAKKFGAKKSAVIFDISNDYAKGLAEIFKSSWEKKGLGPVVAFESHGTKDQDFSAQLTTIIAAEPDFIFIPNNYNQVALIVQQARDLGYTGPFMGSDAWGTPDLVKLCGDACYNNYFSTHYAAAGAQGATKEFIDRYEAKYGDTPADYAALTWDSIGILIEAIKNAGKVESNPRKMRKAVREGLAAIKSFDGITGSSKFDAQGDPIKCAVVVKITDKGEFVFEESVCP; encoded by the coding sequence ATGTTGACACTGTCACTCATTTTGAGTGCACTCATCTGCGCACCGGCTTTTGCAGCCGACGCCATCAAAATAGGCTTCAACCTGCCACTGACCGGTGATATCCCCGAAGTTGGCGACGGTTCCAAGAAAGCTGCCGAGATGTACCTTGAAGACATCAATGCCCAAGGCGGTCTGGAAGTTGGCGGCACAAAGTACCCCTTGGAATTTGTCTACATGGACAACGAATCCAAAGCTGAATCCGCTGTTAACGTCGCCCTGAAACTCATTGAGCAGGAAGATGTCATCGCCATTATCGGCCCCAACTCCTCCAAGCAGGCTGTTCCTGCCGGTGGTACCTGCAACGACAACCGCACCCCGATGATCACCCCGTGGTCCACCAACCCGGACACCACCAAGGACCGTCCCTGGGTTTTCCGTGCGGCCTTCCTTGATCCGTTCCAGGGTCCGGTTGTAGCTGACTTTGCCGCCAAGAAGTTCGGCGCCAAAAAGTCCGCTGTTATCTTCGATATTTCCAACGACTACGCAAAAGGTCTGGCTGAAATTTTCAAGAGCTCCTGGGAAAAGAAAGGCCTCGGCCCCGTCGTTGCTTTCGAATCCCACGGCACCAAGGATCAGGACTTCTCTGCACAGTTGACCACCATCATCGCTGCCGAGCCTGATTTCATCTTCATCCCCAACAACTACAACCAGGTTGCCCTGATCGTTCAGCAGGCACGCGACCTCGGCTACACCGGTCCCTTCATGGGTTCCGATGCCTGGGGCACCCCTGATCTGGTCAAGTTGTGCGGCGATGCCTGTTACAACAACTACTTCTCCACCCACTACGCCGCTGCCGGCGCCCAGGGTGCAACCAAGGAATTCATCGATCGCTACGAAGCAAAATATGGCGATACCCCTGCTGACTATGCTGCTCTGACCTGGGATTCCATCGGTATCCTGATCGAAGCCATCAAGAACGCCGGCAAGGTTGAAAGCAACCCGCGCAAGATGCGTAAGGCTGTCCGTGAAGGCCTGGCTGCCATCAAGTCCTTTGACGGCATCACCGGTTCTTCCAAGTTCGATGCACAGGGTGACCCCATCAAGTGCGCCGTAGTCGTCAAGATCACCGACAAGGGTGAATTCGTATTCGAGGAATCTGTCTGCCCCTAA